The following are from one region of the Silene latifolia isolate original U9 population chromosome 9, ASM4854445v1, whole genome shotgun sequence genome:
- the LOC141602615 gene encoding uncharacterized protein LOC141602615 yields the protein MNHLLPKIVISTIISLFLQSMADEASMADETSIVSSSMEHETSKEHETLMETETFTSDSMVLERQIDITSPCQGTKDAWVEAKMHCPKGKTKKGERFTRKRGLIYIQTSRARGKLKAARTRARKRAENIAEKVGDRVGVVTPTSHVGFAKF from the exons ATGAATCATCTTCTCCCTAAAATTGTTATATCAACCATTATATCTCTCTTTCTTCAATCAATGGCGGATGAAGCTTCGATGGCGGATGAAACTTCAATTGTATCGTCATCAATGGAACATGAAACTTCGAAGGAACATGAAACTTTAATGGAAACTGAAACATTTACATCTGATTCAATGGTGTTGGAAAGACAAATAGATATTACGTCTCCCTGTCAAG GTACCAAAGATGCATGGGTTGAAGCAAAGATGCATTGTCCAAAGGGGAAGACAAAGAAGGGGGAAAGATTTACTAGGAAGAGGGGTTTGATCTATATTCAAACTAGTCGAGCTCGTGGGAAACTCAAGGCCGCTAGGACTCGTGCACGTAAACGCGCAGAAAATATTGCAGAGAAAGTGGGAGATAGAGTTGGAGTTGTGACTCCTACTAGCCATGTGGGTTTCGCGAAATTCTGA